A single window of Lepisosteus oculatus isolate fLepOcu1 chromosome 29, fLepOcu1.hap2, whole genome shotgun sequence DNA harbors:
- the LOC102693252 gene encoding tetraspanin-33 isoform X2, which produces MKAIDTIRYTLFAFCYLFWVASAVLISVGIYAKTAKEGGVVDSLTADPALILIVIGSLMFIITFFGCFGALRDVTALLYIFTVILAAVLLLQIAAAALGFLFSDMVLGRTEMLMRRGIAQYRDDMDLENIIDFVQKKCCGVQQYRDWSLNVYFECVDPNPSLERCGVPFSCCVRRRNESVLNTMCGYGVQSLDAESVKEHIYADGCLDKIVTWGKQNLLLIGGLTIGLLGLEIFMITLAAIQIFQLKKEQMEGSEDSHTGKEKRSLKD; this is translated from the exons ATGAAGGCAATCGACACCATTAGGTATACCCTGTTCGCATTCTGTTACCTGTTCTGG GTTGCAAGTGCTGTGCTGATCTCAGTTGGCATCTATGCCAAAACTGCCAAGGAGGGTG gtGTGGTAGACTCCTTGACTGCAGACCCTGCCCTGATATTGATCGTTATTGGCTCTTTAATGTTCATCATTACATTTTTTGGGTGCTTTGGGGCTTTGAGAGATGTAACTGCGCTGCTGTACATT TTCACTGTGATCTTAGCGGCCGTCCTTTTACTGCAGATCGCAGCCGCTGCCCTCGGATTTCTGTTCTCAGACATG GTGCTAGGGCGGACAGAGATGCTCATGAGAAGAGGGATTGCTCAGTACCGGGATGACATGGATCTGGAAAACATAATCGATTTTGTCCAGAAAAAG TGCTGTGGAGTGCAGCAGTACAGAGACTGGTCGCTCAATGTTTACTTCGAATGTGTGGATCCCAACCCCAGCCTTGAGCGCTGTGGCGTGCCTTTCTCTTGTTGCGTCAGGAGGAGAAATGAG TCAGTCCTCAACACTATGTGTGGTTATGGAGTTCAAAGTCTGGATGCAGAGTCGGTGAAAGAGCACATTTACGCTGATGGCTGCCTGGACAAAATTGTCACATGGGGAAAGCAGAACCTTCTCCTGATAGGAGGATTAACCATTGGATTACTTGGCCTAGAG ATTTTTATGATCACGTTGGCTGCCATCCAGATCTTTCAACTCAAGAAGGAGCAGATGGAGGGCAGTGAAGACAGCCACACAGGCAAAGAAAAGAGAAGTTTAAAAGACTAA
- the LOC102693252 gene encoding tetraspanin-33 isoform X3, translating into MFPKDISKGVVDSLTADPALILIVIGSLMFIITFFGCFGALRDVTALLYIFTVILAAVLLLQIAAAALGFLFSDMVLGRTEMLMRRGIAQYRDDMDLENIIDFVQKKFQCCGVQQYRDWSLNVYFECVDPNPSLERCGVPFSCCVRRRNESVLNTMCGYGVQSLDAESVKEHIYADGCLDKIVTWGKQNLLLIGGLTIGLLGLEIFMITLAAIQIFQLKKEQMEGSEDSHTGKEKRSLKD; encoded by the exons ATGTTCCCCAAAGACATCTCGAAAG gtGTGGTAGACTCCTTGACTGCAGACCCTGCCCTGATATTGATCGTTATTGGCTCTTTAATGTTCATCATTACATTTTTTGGGTGCTTTGGGGCTTTGAGAGATGTAACTGCGCTGCTGTACATT TTCACTGTGATCTTAGCGGCCGTCCTTTTACTGCAGATCGCAGCCGCTGCCCTCGGATTTCTGTTCTCAGACATG GTGCTAGGGCGGACAGAGATGCTCATGAGAAGAGGGATTGCTCAGTACCGGGATGACATGGATCTGGAAAACATAATCGATTTTGTCCAGAAAAAG TTTCAGTGCTGTGGAGTGCAGCAGTACAGAGACTGGTCGCTCAATGTTTACTTCGAATGTGTGGATCCCAACCCCAGCCTTGAGCGCTGTGGCGTGCCTTTCTCTTGTTGCGTCAGGAGGAGAAATGAG TCAGTCCTCAACACTATGTGTGGTTATGGAGTTCAAAGTCTGGATGCAGAGTCGGTGAAAGAGCACATTTACGCTGATGGCTGCCTGGACAAAATTGTCACATGGGGAAAGCAGAACCTTCTCCTGATAGGAGGATTAACCATTGGATTACTTGGCCTAGAG ATTTTTATGATCACGTTGGCTGCCATCCAGATCTTTCAACTCAAGAAGGAGCAGATGGAGGGCAGTGAAGACAGCCACACAGGCAAAGAAAAGAGAAGTTTAAAAGACTAA
- the LOC102693252 gene encoding tetraspanin-33 isoform X1 gives MKAIDTIRYTLFAFCYLFWVASAVLISVGIYAKTAKEGGVVDSLTADPALILIVIGSLMFIITFFGCFGALRDVTALLYIFTVILAAVLLLQIAAAALGFLFSDMVLGRTEMLMRRGIAQYRDDMDLENIIDFVQKKFQCCGVQQYRDWSLNVYFECVDPNPSLERCGVPFSCCVRRRNESVLNTMCGYGVQSLDAESVKEHIYADGCLDKIVTWGKQNLLLIGGLTIGLLGLEIFMITLAAIQIFQLKKEQMEGSEDSHTGKEKRSLKD, from the exons ATGAAGGCAATCGACACCATTAGGTATACCCTGTTCGCATTCTGTTACCTGTTCTGG GTTGCAAGTGCTGTGCTGATCTCAGTTGGCATCTATGCCAAAACTGCCAAGGAGGGTG gtGTGGTAGACTCCTTGACTGCAGACCCTGCCCTGATATTGATCGTTATTGGCTCTTTAATGTTCATCATTACATTTTTTGGGTGCTTTGGGGCTTTGAGAGATGTAACTGCGCTGCTGTACATT TTCACTGTGATCTTAGCGGCCGTCCTTTTACTGCAGATCGCAGCCGCTGCCCTCGGATTTCTGTTCTCAGACATG GTGCTAGGGCGGACAGAGATGCTCATGAGAAGAGGGATTGCTCAGTACCGGGATGACATGGATCTGGAAAACATAATCGATTTTGTCCAGAAAAAG TTTCAGTGCTGTGGAGTGCAGCAGTACAGAGACTGGTCGCTCAATGTTTACTTCGAATGTGTGGATCCCAACCCCAGCCTTGAGCGCTGTGGCGTGCCTTTCTCTTGTTGCGTCAGGAGGAGAAATGAG TCAGTCCTCAACACTATGTGTGGTTATGGAGTTCAAAGTCTGGATGCAGAGTCGGTGAAAGAGCACATTTACGCTGATGGCTGCCTGGACAAAATTGTCACATGGGGAAAGCAGAACCTTCTCCTGATAGGAGGATTAACCATTGGATTACTTGGCCTAGAG ATTTTTATGATCACGTTGGCTGCCATCCAGATCTTTCAACTCAAGAAGGAGCAGATGGAGGGCAGTGAAGACAGCCACACAGGCAAAGAAAAGAGAAGTTTAAAAGACTAA